A genomic segment from Glycine soja cultivar W05 chromosome 20, ASM419377v2, whole genome shotgun sequence encodes:
- the LOC114402993 gene encoding transcription factor bHLH36-like — protein sequence MFFLSIYIYTISKYIIEQDLILGQESLEGSDPGQKMAQENQHIILVTSDNDERKIIRREVEKQRRTNMSILCASLRSSLPFELIKGKRSASDHIGEAVNYIQILKQKINALQVKRDRLKLMVNSSLLETSIDQPEHSGAVVKCVNINLIPGGVEIAICSSGLEEGSNSPLSEFMEILLQEGCDVVSCVSTLANGRIFHAIKCEVEADLTRLDLAKLQHKLDHAILLPR from the exons ATGTTTTTCctttccatatatatatatactattagCAAGTATATTATTGAACAAGATCTGATTTTGGGCCAAGAATCACTTGAAGGGAGTGATCCTGGTCAGAAAATGGCTCAAGAGAATCAACATATAATATTGGTTACATCGGACAATGATGAGAGGAAGATCATTCGTAGGGAAGTTGAAAAACAAAGGAGGACAAACATGTCTATTCTATGTGCATCTCTCCGCTCTTCACTCCCTTTTGAACTCATCAAG GGAAAGCGTTCGGCATCAGATCACATAGGCGAGGCTGTAAATTATATCCAAATTTTGAAGCAAAAGATTAATGCTCTCCAAGTCAAGAGAGATAGGCTCAAACTAATGGTTAATTCAAGTTTATTGGAAACTAGTATCGATCAACCAGAACATTCAGGTGCAGTAGTGAAGTGTGTCAACATCAATCTCATTCCAGGGGGAGTGGAAATTGCCATATGTAGTAGTGGCTTAGAGGAGGGTAGTAATTCACCTTTATCAGAGTTCATGGAAATATTGCTTCAAGAAGGATGTGATGTTGTTAGCTGTGTTTCCACTCTTGCTAATGGAAGGATATTTCATGCCATTAAGTGCGAG GTGGAGGCGGACTTGACACGCCTTGATCTTGCTAAGCTACAACACAAACTGGATCATGCAATCTTGTTGCCAAGGTAA